The following coding sequences lie in one Methylosinus sp. PW1 genomic window:
- a CDS encoding undecaprenyl-diphosphate phosphatase, whose protein sequence is MALACTSGLDTGFVELGYAKVAALGVVQGITELLPISSTAHMRIVPALLGWKDPGSAFSAAMQLAALAAVVSYFWKDIRGIAVGSIQAALRRDFSDWNFRFLIWIVLATIPIGLAGIALSGVLNACGSPLRSLPVIGISCIVMAALLAIAELYCNHSRTLDHVSLKDALVVGFAQVGALVPGVSRSGSTLTAALFLDLKREQAAQFSFLLGLPAITLAGLKELYELHKAHLDGHGWSVLAVGLVVASISAFAAIWGLMRFLERFSTWPFVAYRAFIGVVLLAGAATGLLS, encoded by the coding sequence ATGGCCTTGGCTTGCACTTCAGGTCTCGACACCGGCTTCGTCGAGCTCGGCTATGCGAAAGTGGCGGCGCTCGGCGTCGTGCAGGGCATCACCGAGCTTCTCCCCATCTCCTCCACGGCGCATATGCGCATCGTGCCGGCGCTGCTCGGCTGGAAGGACCCGGGCTCGGCCTTCTCGGCGGCCATGCAGCTCGCCGCTCTGGCCGCCGTGGTCAGCTATTTCTGGAAGGATATTCGCGGAATCGCCGTCGGCTCCATCCAGGCGGCGCTGCGGCGCGATTTCAGCGATTGGAACTTCCGCTTCCTCATCTGGATCGTCCTCGCCACCATCCCCATCGGCCTAGCCGGCATCGCGCTCTCTGGCGTGCTGAACGCCTGCGGCTCGCCGCTGCGCTCGCTGCCGGTCATCGGCATCTCCTGCATCGTCATGGCGGCGCTGCTCGCCATCGCCGAGCTCTATTGCAACCACTCCCGCACGCTGGACCATGTGAGCCTGAAGGATGCGCTGGTCGTCGGCTTCGCCCAGGTGGGGGCGCTGGTGCCGGGCGTCTCGCGCTCCGGCTCCACCTTGACCGCGGCCCTGTTCCTGGACCTCAAGCGCGAGCAGGCGGCGCAATTCTCCTTCCTGCTCGGCCTGCCGGCCATCACCCTCGCCGGCCTCAAGGAGCTCTATGAGCTGCACAAGGCGCATCTCGACGGCCACGGCTGGTCGGTGCTGGCGGTCGGCCTCGTCGTCGCCTCCATTTCGGCCTTCGCGGCCATATGGGGGCTGATGCGCTTTCTGGAGCGCTTCTCCACCTGGCCCTTCGTCGCCTACCGGGCCTTTATCGGCGTGGTCCTGCTCGCCGGCGCCGCCACCGGCCTATTGTCTTGA
- a CDS encoding GNAT family N-acetyltransferase, producing the protein MVETATLIRHAGPGDAEAITHVHDASWRDAYRGVIPGGELERMIARRGPQWWARAIVRGSGILVLEFDQDVVGYVTYGRNRVPSMPYSGEIFEIYLLPEYQGLGFGRRLFNAARQELAAHGYLSTIVWALADNDKALAFYRRLGGLTVRRAEERFGDDMLARVAFGFVSAPVR; encoded by the coding sequence ATGGTCGAGACCGCCACCCTCATTCGCCATGCTGGACCCGGCGACGCCGAGGCGATCACGCATGTGCACGACGCCTCCTGGCGGGACGCCTATCGCGGCGTCATTCCGGGCGGGGAGCTCGAGCGCATGATCGCCCGCCGCGGGCCGCAATGGTGGGCGCGGGCGATCGTGCGGGGCAGCGGCATTCTGGTGCTGGAGTTCGACCAGGACGTCGTCGGCTATGTCACCTATGGGCGCAATCGCGTGCCCTCAATGCCTTACTCGGGCGAGATCTTCGAGATTTATCTGCTGCCCGAATATCAGGGCCTCGGCTTCGGCCGACGCCTGTTCAACGCCGCGCGGCAGGAGCTCGCCGCGCATGGCTATCTCTCCACCATCGTCTGGGCCTTGGCCGATAATGACAAGGCTCTGGCCTTTTATCGGCGGCTCGGCGGCCTCACCGTTCGCCGCGCGGAAGAGCGCTTCGGCGACGACATGCTGGCGCGCGTCGCCTTCGGATTCGTCTCCGCGCCCGTCCGCTGA
- the metW gene encoding methionine biosynthesis protein MetW, giving the protein MNAPIFPQSAQERPVRLDLAAVAAMVAPGSRVLDVGCGDGALLQLLADTKQVDGRGVELSQRGVNDCVAKGLSVIQGDADTDLRDYPTDGFDYVILSQTLQATHHPRQVLVDMLRIGRRAIVSFPNFGHWKVRLSLLAKGRMPQTTTLAHAWYDTPNIHLCTIRDFVDLVEALGAHIERGAALDHAGAPIRVNAPWWVWNLFGAQAIFLLERDPPKKIS; this is encoded by the coding sequence ATGAACGCTCCTATCTTTCCGCAGAGCGCGCAGGAACGCCCCGTTCGTCTCGATCTCGCCGCCGTCGCGGCGATGGTCGCGCCGGGCAGCCGCGTGCTCGACGTCGGCTGCGGCGACGGCGCGCTGCTGCAATTGCTGGCAGACACCAAGCAGGTGGACGGACGCGGCGTGGAATTGTCGCAGCGCGGCGTCAATGACTGCGTGGCCAAAGGCTTGTCGGTGATTCAAGGCGACGCCGACACCGATCTGCGCGACTATCCGACCGATGGATTCGATTATGTGATTCTCTCGCAGACGCTGCAGGCGACGCATCATCCACGACAAGTGCTGGTCGACATGCTGCGCATCGGCCGGCGCGCGATCGTCTCCTTCCCCAATTTCGGCCATTGGAAAGTGCGGCTGTCGCTGCTGGCCAAAGGCCGCATGCCGCAGACCACGACGCTGGCGCACGCCTGGTACGACACGCCCAACATACATCTCTGCACGATCAGGGATTTCGTCGATCTCGTCGAAGCGCTGGGCGCGCATATAGAGCGCGGCGCGGCGCTGGATCACGCCGGCGCGCCCATCCGCGTGAACGCGCCCTGGTGGGTTTGGAATCTCTTCGGCGCGCAGGCGATCTTCCTGCTCGAGCGCGATCCGCCGAAAAAAATATCATGA
- a CDS encoding Crp/Fnr family transcriptional regulator, which translates to MFATVDAQSMQRLTRDAKLEQFEDGQTIFRQGDRALHVAIVVDGFVKLTRTASCGDETLINICNIGESLYEALSPDGESYRVGAEAVGPAQLMKLSAPRFRFMLRESPSLASAVIEETARKLSGLIGEIESLKGQTAEQRLARFLLTLCPPNVESCSLRLPYDKRLIAARLGVKQETLSRAFAKLREIGVRTETRDVTIENVARLSIECCGGEREPTLPSERRDLIESRGALA; encoded by the coding sequence ATGTTTGCGACTGTCGATGCGCAGTCGATGCAGCGGCTCACCCGCGATGCGAAATTAGAACAGTTCGAAGACGGACAAACGATTTTTCGTCAAGGCGATCGCGCGCTGCATGTGGCCATTGTGGTCGACGGATTCGTGAAGCTGACGCGCACTGCCTCCTGCGGCGACGAGACTCTCATCAATATCTGCAATATCGGCGAGAGCCTCTATGAGGCGCTGAGCCCGGACGGCGAAAGCTATCGCGTCGGCGCGGAAGCCGTTGGACCGGCGCAGCTCATGAAGCTCTCCGCGCCGCGATTTCGATTCATGCTGCGCGAATCCCCGTCGCTCGCATCGGCGGTGATCGAGGAGACCGCGCGCAAGCTGAGCGGGCTGATCGGCGAGATCGAATCGCTCAAAGGCCAAACCGCCGAGCAGCGGCTCGCGCGCTTCCTGCTGACGCTGTGTCCGCCGAATGTCGAAAGCTGCAGCCTGCGCTTGCCCTATGACAAGCGGCTCATCGCCGCGCGGCTCGGCGTCAAGCAGGAGACATTGTCGCGCGCTTTCGCCAAGCTGCGCGAGATCGGCGTGCGCACGGAGACGCGCGACGTCACCATCGAGAATGTCGCGCGTCTGTCGATCGAATGTTGCGGCGGCGAGCGCGAGCCCACTCTGCCCTCCGAGCGGCGCGATCTGATCGAGAGCCGCGGCGCGCTCGCCTGA
- the bcsN gene encoding cellulose biosynthesis protein BcsN, whose product MSRFSRHSPPLLLLALGLSACSPTRGILAVDPTPTGATAAPPPAQGVEARSGAAAILALPVEARVRGGLEERRYANGWRQSVALDRALMGKGWNELTVDIRAAAAGSGHEGEIPMGRPTEVGVRQELSLRFPTTRMRIVAKPLRNELGPFGLAVGPGPEGTRCAFAWQWVDDLRAVARPDAAATTIVRGDEIPASIRMRLCRKGVTEQQFADWFSRLRATEAANVERVVDAARSGVDAPARPPAAGERPAAPATVASIAAPAKRPPVHKAKVRPLHRHEETTTEVRRYSEPARSVETKPVETRAAAVHFDPGLPPQAFAGPPKSATR is encoded by the coding sequence ATGAGCCGTTTCTCGAGACATTCGCCGCCGCTGCTGCTCTTGGCGCTCGGCCTTTCCGCCTGCTCCCCGACGCGCGGCATTCTCGCCGTCGATCCGACGCCGACGGGCGCCACAGCGGCGCCGCCGCCGGCGCAGGGCGTCGAGGCGCGCAGCGGCGCCGCCGCCATTCTGGCGCTGCCGGTGGAAGCGCGCGTGCGCGGCGGCCTCGAGGAGCGCCGCTACGCCAATGGCTGGCGTCAAAGCGTCGCGCTGGACCGCGCCCTTATGGGCAAGGGCTGGAACGAGCTGACCGTCGACATTCGCGCGGCCGCCGCCGGGAGCGGCCATGAGGGCGAGATCCCCATGGGCAGGCCCACCGAGGTCGGCGTGCGTCAGGAGCTGTCGCTGCGCTTTCCGACGACGCGCATGCGCATCGTCGCCAAGCCGCTGCGCAATGAGCTCGGACCCTTCGGCCTCGCCGTGGGGCCGGGGCCGGAGGGAACGCGCTGCGCCTTCGCCTGGCAATGGGTCGATGATCTGCGCGCCGTCGCCCGGCCGGACGCCGCCGCCACGACCATCGTTCGCGGCGACGAGATTCCCGCCTCGATCCGCATGCGCCTCTGCCGCAAGGGCGTCACCGAGCAGCAATTCGCCGATTGGTTCTCGCGGCTGCGCGCCACCGAGGCCGCCAATGTGGAGCGCGTCGTCGACGCCGCCCGCAGCGGCGTCGATGCGCCTGCGCGCCCGCCCGCCGCCGGCGAGCGGCCCGCGGCCCCGGCGACGGTGGCGAGCATCGCCGCCCCGGCCAAGCGGCCGCCGGTCCATAAGGCGAAGGTCAGGCCTCTCCATCGCCATGAGGAGACGACGACCGAGGTTCGCCGCTACAGCGAGCCGGCCAGATCGGTGGAGACCAAGCCGGTGGAGACCCGGGCCGCCGCGGTCCATTTCGATCCCGGCCTGCCGCCCCAGGCCTTCGCCGGCCCGCCCAAGTCCGCGACGCGGTGA
- the ppa gene encoding inorganic diphosphatase: protein MRLDAIEIGANPPFEVNVVIEVPLGGEPIKYELDKASGTLVVDRFLYTSMRYPGNYGFIPHTLSEDGDPCDVLVANTRPIAPGALIAVRPIGVLYMRDEAGGDEKIIAVPAPKLTKRYDKVQNYTDLPEITTRQIEHFFAHYKDLEPGKWVEAAGWGDAAAAHKIINEAIARAKKAE, encoded by the coding sequence ATGCGTCTCGACGCCATTGAAATCGGCGCGAATCCCCCATTCGAGGTCAATGTCGTGATCGAAGTGCCGCTGGGCGGCGAGCCGATCAAATATGAGCTCGACAAAGCCTCTGGAACGCTCGTCGTCGATCGTTTCCTCTACACGTCGATGCGCTATCCCGGCAATTACGGCTTCATCCCGCACACTCTGTCGGAAGACGGCGACCCCTGCGACGTGCTCGTCGCCAACACGCGGCCGATCGCGCCCGGCGCGCTGATCGCCGTGCGCCCGATCGGCGTGCTCTACATGCGCGACGAGGCCGGCGGCGACGAGAAGATCATCGCCGTGCCCGCGCCCAAGCTGACCAAGCGCTACGACAAGGTGCAGAACTACACCGACCTGCCGGAGATCACGACGCGGCAGATCGAGCATTTCTTCGCCCATTACAAGGACCTCGAGCCCGGCAAATGGGTCGAGGCGGCCGGCTGGGGCGACGCCGCGGCGGCGCATAAGATCATCAATGAAGCGATCGCGCGGGCGAAAAAAGCCGAGTAG
- the ettA gene encoding energy-dependent translational throttle protein EttA, which yields MARQFIYHMQGLTKTYPGGKKVLDNVHLSFYPDAKIGVLGVNGAGKSTLLRIMGGMDKEYTGEGFVAEGARVGYLPQEPQLDPELDVRGNIMLGVADKKAILDRYNDLAVNYSDETADEMTRLQDEIEAKGLWDLDSQVDQAMEALGCPSDDADVTKLSGGERRRVALCRLLLEQPEMLLLDEPTNHLDAETVNWLEGHLRNYPGAILIVTHDRYFLDNVTGWILELDRGRGIPYEGNYTSWLKQKQKRLAQESSEDKARQRALEAESEWIAASPKARQAKSKARIQRYEELVAKQNEKAPTTAQIVIPVAERLGANVIDVEHVSKAFGDRLLIDDLTFKLPPGGIVGVIGPNGAGKTTLFRMITGQEKPDNGAVTVGESVQLGYVDQSRDALDDKKTVWEEISGGNDIIYLGKREINSRAYCGAFNFKGSDQQKKVGMLSGGERNRVHLAKILKQGANVLLLDEPTNDLDVDTLRALEEALVDYAGCAVIISHDRFFLDRIATHMLAFEGDSHVEWFEGNFADYEEDKKRRLGIDSVIPHRLKYKKFSR from the coding sequence ATGGCGCGGCAGTTCATCTATCATATGCAAGGTCTCACCAAGACCTATCCGGGCGGCAAGAAGGTCCTCGACAATGTCCATTTGTCCTTCTACCCGGACGCGAAGATCGGCGTGCTCGGCGTCAACGGCGCCGGTAAATCGACATTGCTGCGCATCATGGGCGGCATGGACAAGGAATATACGGGCGAGGGCTTCGTCGCGGAGGGCGCGCGCGTCGGCTATCTGCCGCAAGAGCCGCAGCTCGATCCAGAGCTCGACGTGCGCGGCAATATCATGCTCGGCGTCGCCGACAAAAAGGCGATTCTCGACCGCTACAATGATCTCGCCGTGAATTACTCGGACGAGACCGCCGACGAGATGACCCGCCTGCAGGACGAGATCGAGGCCAAGGGCCTGTGGGATCTCGACAGCCAGGTGGATCAGGCGATGGAGGCGCTCGGCTGCCCCTCCGACGACGCCGACGTCACAAAGCTCTCCGGCGGCGAGCGGCGCCGCGTGGCGCTGTGCCGCCTGCTGCTCGAGCAGCCGGAAATGCTGCTGCTCGACGAGCCGACGAACCATCTCGACGCCGAGACGGTGAATTGGCTCGAGGGCCATTTGCGCAATTATCCGGGCGCGATATTGATCGTCACCCATGACCGCTACTTCCTCGACAATGTGACGGGGTGGATTCTCGAGCTCGATCGCGGCCGCGGCATTCCCTATGAGGGGAATTACACCAGCTGGCTGAAGCAGAAGCAGAAGCGCCTCGCCCAGGAGAGCAGCGAGGACAAGGCTCGCCAGCGCGCCCTCGAGGCCGAGAGCGAGTGGATCGCCGCCTCGCCCAAGGCGCGGCAGGCCAAGTCCAAGGCGCGTATCCAGCGCTATGAGGAATTGGTCGCCAAGCAGAATGAGAAGGCGCCGACCACGGCGCAGATCGTCATTCCGGTGGCCGAGCGTCTCGGCGCCAATGTCATCGATGTCGAGCATGTGTCGAAGGCTTTCGGCGATCGCCTGCTCATCGACGATCTGACCTTCAAGCTGCCGCCCGGCGGCATCGTCGGCGTGATCGGCCCCAACGGCGCCGGCAAGACGACGCTGTTCCGCATGATCACCGGTCAGGAGAAGCCCGACAATGGCGCCGTCACTGTCGGCGAGAGCGTGCAGCTCGGCTATGTCGACCAGTCACGCGACGCGCTCGACGACAAGAAGACCGTGTGGGAAGAGATTTCCGGCGGCAATGACATCATCTATCTCGGCAAGCGCGAGATCAACTCGCGCGCCTATTGCGGCGCCTTCAACTTCAAGGGCAGCGACCAGCAGAAGAAGGTCGGCATGCTTTCCGGCGGCGAGCGCAATCGCGTGCATCTCGCCAAGATTTTGAAGCAGGGCGCCAATGTTCTGCTACTCGACGAGCCGACCAATGATCTCGACGTCGACACGCTGCGCGCGCTGGAAGAAGCGCTGGTCGATTACGCCGGCTGCGCCGTCATCATCTCGCATGACCGTTTCTTCCTCGATCGTATCGCCACGCACATGCTCGCCTTCGAGGGCGATTCGCATGTGGAATGGTTCGAGGGCAATTTCGCCGATTACGAGGAGGACAAGAAGCGTCGCCTCGGCATCGACAGCGTCATTCCGCATCGGCTGAAATATAAGAAATTCTCGCGCTGA
- a CDS encoding AtpZ/AtpI family protein, protein MATDKNVSDRELRARLERLQAELGSKEEERRAETGGGLPVGGSFGKALSAGFTVLSEFVAAILVATLIGWQADRWFGTGPWLLILFLGLGVAAGFYNVFRFVAPKDARGGG, encoded by the coding sequence ATGGCCACGGACAAGAATGTGAGCGACCGCGAGCTGCGCGCGAGGCTGGAGAGGCTCCAGGCCGAGCTCGGCAGCAAGGAGGAGGAGCGACGCGCCGAGACTGGCGGCGGATTGCCGGTCGGCGGGTCGTTCGGAAAGGCGCTGAGCGCGGGTTTCACCGTGCTGTCCGAATTCGTTGCGGCGATTCTCGTCGCGACGCTGATCGGATGGCAGGCGGATCGCTGGTTCGGCACCGGGCCGTGGCTGCTGATCCTGTTTCTGGGGCTCGGCGTCGCTGCAGGCTTCTACAATGTGTTTCGCTTCGTCGCGCCGAAAGACGCGCGAGGCGGCGGATGA
- a CDS encoding NAD-dependent epimerase/dehydratase family protein: MRVFVTGTAGFIGFHLARRLLELGHRVDGFDGLTPYYDVTLKEARHARLASFEGFRPHIAMLEDMEALTRAVTAAEPEVIVHLAAQAGVRYSLENPRAYVDANLVGGFNILELARTQGVRHLLMASTSSVYGGNQDVPFLESERADFPLTLYAATKKANEAMAHSYAHLWAIPTTMFRFFTVYGPWGRPDMALFKFVDAIENGRPIDIYNHGEMQRDFTYVGDLVEAILRLVDRAPQIGADASVSPVAPFRIVNIGRGEPVGLLDFIEAIERKLGKTAIRNYLEMQKGDAPRTFADCSLLERLTGYRPQTSVEEGVSAFVDWYRAYYDGR; the protein is encoded by the coding sequence ATGCGCGTCTTCGTGACCGGCACGGCCGGATTCATCGGCTTCCATCTCGCGCGGCGCCTGCTCGAGCTCGGCCACAGGGTCGACGGCTTCGACGGGCTCACGCCTTATTACGATGTGACGCTGAAAGAGGCGCGCCACGCCCGGCTCGCCAGCTTCGAAGGCTTTCGCCCCCATATCGCCATGCTCGAGGATATGGAGGCGCTGACCCGCGCCGTCACCGCGGCGGAGCCCGAGGTCATCGTCCATCTCGCGGCGCAGGCGGGCGTTCGCTACAGCCTCGAGAATCCGCGCGCCTATGTGGACGCCAATCTCGTCGGCGGCTTCAATATTCTCGAGCTGGCGCGGACGCAGGGCGTTCGCCATCTGCTGATGGCCTCCACCAGCTCCGTCTATGGCGGCAATCAGGACGTGCCCTTCCTCGAGAGCGAGCGCGCCGATTTTCCGCTGACGCTCTACGCGGCGACGAAAAAGGCCAATGAGGCCATGGCGCATTCCTATGCGCATCTGTGGGCCATTCCGACGACAATGTTCCGCTTCTTCACCGTCTACGGCCCCTGGGGCCGGCCGGACATGGCGCTGTTCAAATTCGTCGACGCCATAGAGAATGGCCGGCCGATCGACATCTACAATCACGGCGAGATGCAGCGCGACTTCACCTATGTCGGCGATCTCGTCGAGGCGATCCTGCGCCTCGTCGACCGCGCGCCGCAGATCGGCGCGGACGCCTCGGTCTCGCCGGTCGCCCCGTTCCGCATCGTCAATATCGGGCGCGGCGAGCCGGTGGGCCTGCTCGATTTCATCGAGGCGATCGAGCGAAAATTGGGCAAGACGGCGATCCGCAACTATCTCGAGATGCAGAAGGGCGACGCCCCCCGCACCTTCGCCGATTGCTCGCTGCTCGAGCGGCTGACCGGCTATCGCCCGCAGACCTCGGTGGAGGAAGGCGTCTCGGCCTTCGTCGACTGGTATCGCGCCTATTATGACGGCCGCTGA
- a CDS encoding DUF1636 domain-containing protein, translating into MSEPETTVQETTVYVCTVCRAKDDPEVRPGHALLEALGARLTAEDRAIIAAEPVECLGVCSRPCTVAMAARGKWTYVLGDFDKVVDVDDLIESARRYTASETGLVPKKDRPDAMRKGIISRTPPAPKG; encoded by the coding sequence GTGAGCGAGCCGGAAACGACGGTCCAAGAAACGACGGTCTATGTGTGCACCGTGTGCCGAGCCAAGGATGATCCGGAGGTGCGTCCGGGCCATGCGCTGCTCGAGGCGCTCGGCGCGCGCCTCACCGCGGAGGACCGCGCGATCATCGCGGCGGAGCCGGTAGAATGTCTCGGCGTGTGCTCGCGCCCCTGCACGGTGGCCATGGCCGCGCGGGGCAAGTGGACCTATGTGCTGGGCGATTTCGACAAGGTCGTCGATGTGGACGATCTCATCGAGTCGGCGCGCCGCTATACGGCGTCGGAAACCGGCCTGGTGCCGAAGAAGGATCGGCCGGACGCGATGCGCAAGGGGATCATCTCGCGCACGCCGCCGGCGCCCAAGGGGTGA
- a CDS encoding LysR family transcriptional regulator codes for MTELRNFDLNLLVAFNFLMEERNVSRAAQKMFITQSAMSHVLQRLRQQLDDPVLVKTPQGMKPTQRALALVEPVASILNEVELVIRGSKEFSPATTQRRFTIATNDYVEFCLLPPLMRSVSRQAPNVEIHLVQTSGSLREAADAGDVDLVIGFDVILDSTPYVRRERLYTDRIVALVRRDHPDFPTDEPTLEQFVAARHMLMSRREAGTGIIDDWLERRGLARKVSLVVPNFLSAPWIVASSDLVFSLPLRIAEHFVRLAPLRILEIPIEFPTYDLLMVWHSLQDREPAHAWLRREIVEICRGVVEEPAEEAPRARAKGREAV; via the coding sequence ATGACCGAGCTGCGGAACTTCGATCTCAATCTGCTCGTCGCCTTCAATTTTTTGATGGAGGAGCGCAATGTGTCGCGCGCGGCGCAGAAAATGTTCATCACCCAATCGGCGATGAGCCATGTGCTGCAGCGCTTGCGGCAGCAGCTCGACGATCCGGTGCTGGTGAAGACGCCGCAGGGAATGAAGCCGACGCAGCGCGCGCTCGCCCTGGTCGAGCCCGTCGCCTCCATATTGAACGAGGTCGAGCTCGTGATCCGCGGCTCGAAGGAATTCTCTCCGGCGACGACGCAGCGGCGGTTCACGATCGCGACGAATGATTATGTCGAATTCTGCCTGCTGCCGCCGCTGATGAGATCGGTGAGCCGGCAAGCGCCCAATGTGGAGATCCATCTGGTGCAGACCTCCGGCTCGCTGCGCGAGGCGGCGGACGCCGGCGATGTCGATCTCGTCATCGGCTTCGACGTGATCCTCGATTCGACGCCCTATGTCCGGCGCGAGCGGCTCTACACCGATCGCATCGTCGCGCTGGTGCGGCGCGACCACCCCGATTTTCCGACCGATGAGCCGACGCTCGAGCAATTCGTCGCGGCGCGGCACATGTTGATGTCGCGACGCGAAGCGGGCACCGGAATCATCGACGATTGGCTGGAGCGCCGCGGCCTCGCGCGCAAGGTCTCGCTCGTCGTGCCGAATTTTCTCTCGGCGCCCTGGATCGTGGCGAGCAGCGATCTCGTCTTCTCATTGCCGCTGCGCATCGCCGAGCATTTCGTGCGCCTCGCGCCGCTGCGAATATTGGAGATACCGATCGAGTTCCCGACCTATGATCTGCTGATGGTCTGGCACTCGCTGCAAGACCGCGAGCCGGCGCACGCCTGGCTGCGCCGCGAGATCGTGGAGATTTGCCGCGGCGTCGTGGAGGAGCCGGCGGAGGAAGCGCCGCGGGCGCGTGCGAAAGGGCGAGAGGCTGTGTGA
- a CDS encoding homoserine O-acetyltransferase has product METLSSSDPLNGRIVEFPLDQPLITDGGGCVAPLTIAYQAYGELNAARSNAILLCHALTGDQHAANVHPLTGKPGWWDVMVGPGKPFDTERYFIVSSNVVGGCLGTSGPSSIDPTTGHAYGLDFPVVTIRDMVRAQAMLIDHLGIDQLFCVAGGSMGGMQVLQWAASYPERVFSAMPIATAPKHSSQNIAFHEVGRQAVMADPDWRGGRYLEQGVRPEKGLAVARMAAHITYLSEPALQRKFGRKLQDREAPTFSFDADFQIENYLRHQGMAFVDRFDANSYLYVTRACDYFDLAADYGGSLAQAFKGTKTRFCVVSFNTDWLYPTSASRAIVHALNAGGASVSFVEIDSDKGHDAFLVYEPDFIATTRGFLEAAAAARGLPRAGEA; this is encoded by the coding sequence ATAGAGACGTTGTCCTCTTCGGACCCGCTCAATGGGCGCATCGTCGAGTTCCCGCTGGACCAGCCGCTCATCACCGATGGGGGCGGCTGCGTCGCGCCTTTGACGATCGCTTACCAGGCCTATGGCGAGCTGAACGCCGCGCGTTCCAACGCCATTCTGCTGTGCCATGCGCTGACCGGCGACCAGCACGCCGCCAATGTGCATCCGCTGACCGGCAAGCCCGGCTGGTGGGATGTCATGGTCGGCCCCGGCAAGCCCTTCGACACGGAGCGTTATTTCATCGTCAGCTCCAATGTCGTCGGCGGCTGCCTCGGCACCTCCGGCCCATCCTCGATCGATCCCACGACGGGCCACGCCTACGGCCTCGATTTTCCGGTCGTCACCATTCGCGACATGGTGCGCGCGCAGGCGATGCTGATCGATCATCTCGGGATAGACCAGCTCTTCTGCGTCGCCGGCGGCTCAATGGGCGGCATGCAGGTTCTGCAATGGGCGGCGAGCTATCCAGAGCGCGTCTTCTCCGCCATGCCGATCGCGACGGCGCCCAAGCACTCGTCGCAGAATATCGCCTTTCACGAGGTCGGCCGGCAGGCGGTGATGGCCGATCCCGATTGGCGCGGCGGGCGCTATCTGGAGCAGGGCGTGCGGCCCGAGAAAGGCCTCGCCGTCGCGCGCATGGCCGCGCATATCACCTATCTCTCGGAGCCGGCGCTGCAACGCAAGTTCGGCCGCAAGCTGCAGGACCGCGAGGCGCCCACCTTCTCCTTCGACGCGGATTTTCAGATCGAGAATTATCTGCGTCACCAGGGCATGGCCTTCGTCGATCGCTTCGACGCCAATTCCTATCTCTATGTCACGCGCGCCTGCGATTATTTCGATCTCGCGGCCGATTACGGCGGCTCGCTGGCGCAGGCGTTCAAGGGAACGAAGACGCGCTTTTGCGTCGTCTCCTTCAACACCGATTGGCTCTATCCGACCTCCGCCTCGCGCGCCATCGTGCATGCGCTCAACGCCGGCGGCGCCTCGGTCTCCTTCGTCGAGATCGACAGCGACAAGGGCCATGACGCTTTTCTCGTCTATGAGCCGGATTTCATTGCGACGACGCGCGGATTTCTGGAGGCGGCCGCCGCTGCGCGCGGCCTGCCGCGGGCCGGGGAGGCCTAG